A window from Mya arenaria isolate MELC-2E11 chromosome 9, ASM2691426v1 encodes these proteins:
- the LOC128203642 gene encoding neurotrypsin-like has product MYNGINALVCQADGSWKTIGGCKPELCQKEDAIASNGSVLASTGPFLEGSSLPIQCNAGYIPANCNGLNALVCQADGSWKTIGGCKPESPLTCGDGPCTTTVESGGVLWRLCHGEAPGKCHPNKGRLEVNHKGEWRGVCDDQWLSTVYVAANKHVACRTLGFSHGVTAREFATDDMTIVDIGFWLDEVKCAGNESSLVECDYPGLGDEDCSTKNMETNPEYIGISCTNYCIDASLFPVF; this is encoded by the exons ATGTACAACGGGATAAATGCGTTAGTATGTCAGGCGGACGGATCCTGGAAAACCATCGGGGGATGTAAACCTGAAT tgtGCCAAAAAGAAGATGCTATCGCAAGCAATGGATCTGTCCTTGCAAGTACAGGACCCTTCCTTGAAGGCTCTTCCCTACCGATTCAGTGTAATGCGGGGTATATTCCTGCGAATTGCAACGGATTGAACGCGTTAGTTTGTCAGGCGGACGGATCCTGGAAAACCATCGGAGGGTGTAAACCTGAAT CACCCCTCACCTGCGGAGATGGTCCATGCACAACCACTGTAGAGAGTGGTGGTGTGCTCTGGAGACTTTGTCACGGCGAAGCACCTGGCAAGTGTCATCCAAACAAAGGCCGTTTGGAAGTCAACCATAAGGGAGAATGGCGTGGTGTGTGTGACGACCAATGGTTAAGCACTGTTTATGTTGCAGCAAATAAACATGTCGCATGCAGAACGTTAGGCTTTAG CCATGGTGTCACAGCACGGGAATTTGCAACAGACGACATGACCATTGTTGACATTGGCTTCTGGCTCGATGAAGTAAAATGTGCCGGTAACGAGTCCAGCCTCGTCGAGTGCGACTATCCGGGCTTGGGAGATGAAGATTGCTCAAcaaaaaatatggaaacaaaCCCAGAGTACATCGGAATCTCATGCACCAATTACTGCATCGACGCTTCACTGTTCCCTGTATTCTGA
- the LOC128246655 gene encoding uncharacterized protein LOC128246655, whose product MAGMMLPDLTVAEASAFIGNAVWTTVTSVCNKEPEKQHHVFCPRKRFVMEFRSAHYWTMSKRALKCAEKKMPSQTMELSLQVQGPSLKALPYRFSVMRGTFLRCTTG is encoded by the exons ATGGCAGGCATGATGCTCCCGGACTTAACCGTGGCCGAAGCTTCAGCTTTTATA GGCAATGCTGTTTGGACAACAGTTACAAGTGTATGCAACAAGGAACCAGAAAAACAACACCATGTTTTCTGTCCAAGGAAAAGGTTTGTGATGGAATTCCGCAGTGCCCACTATTGGACGATGAGCAAGCGTGCCCTAAAA TGTGCCGAAAAGAAGATGCCGTCGCAAACAATGGAACTGTCCTTGCAAGTACAGGGCCCTTCCTTGAAGGCTCTGCCCTACCGATTCAGTGTAATGCGGGGAACATTCCTGCGATGTACAACGGGATGA